A window of the Zhongshania aliphaticivorans genome harbors these coding sequences:
- a CDS encoding ketopantoate reductase family protein yields MSKANPHNTPQHPWYILGAGAIGSLWATYGFQSGADIRLILRDQKAVNDYLQHGGIHLSIEGKALICTAPAECPSSLATPIKYLLITTKAQQTLDALNSIKPHISDHAVLLLLQNGLGIVEHIRQAFPLATILQGSTTEGCYRQSAYEFVHAGHGHTYIGNASQDHLQDDTRLTEIANTLSFPPLAISISDNIDEILWRKLAVNCAINPMTVIYNCRNGELLTNPKSRNHMTEVVNEIINVSTAMNRDHWLTGLHELVIDVATSTAQNRSSMLQDVQAGRRTEIDAITGYLCQLAKKYGVDVPINQQILSEINRISALDKC; encoded by the coding sequence ATGTCAAAAGCCAACCCACACAACACACCACAACACCCTTGGTATATCCTTGGCGCAGGGGCCATTGGTAGTTTGTGGGCAACGTATGGCTTTCAATCTGGGGCCGATATTCGCCTAATTCTACGCGACCAAAAAGCCGTAAATGACTACCTTCAGCACGGTGGTATTCATTTATCAATTGAGGGTAAAGCCCTAATTTGCACGGCTCCGGCCGAGTGCCCAAGTAGCTTGGCGACCCCAATCAAATACCTGCTCATTACCACCAAAGCACAACAAACACTCGACGCCCTCAACAGCATAAAGCCCCATATTTCCGACCATGCCGTCTTACTGCTTTTGCAAAATGGCCTCGGTATTGTCGAGCATATCCGGCAGGCATTTCCGCTCGCAACAATTTTGCAGGGCTCAACCACTGAAGGCTGCTATCGTCAAAGCGCCTATGAATTCGTCCACGCAGGACATGGCCATACTTACATAGGCAACGCTAGCCAAGATCACCTGCAAGACGATACGCGCTTGACTGAAATTGCCAACACCCTGTCATTTCCACCCTTGGCCATTAGCATCAGCGACAATATCGATGAAATTTTGTGGCGTAAACTCGCCGTCAATTGTGCAATTAATCCAATGACTGTGATCTATAACTGCCGCAACGGCGAACTATTAACAAACCCCAAAAGCCGCAACCACATGACGGAGGTGGTGAATGAAATTATCAACGTCAGCACCGCAATGAATCGTGACCACTGGCTGACTGGGCTTCACGAACTCGTTATCGACGTAGCCACAAGCACTGCCCAGAACCGCTCCTCTATGCTCCAAGACGTCCAAGCAGGACGCCGTACCGAGATAGACGCAATCACCGGCTACCTTTGCCAACTGGCAAAAAAATACGGTGTGGATGTACCCATAAATCAGCAAATTCTAAGTGAAATCAATCGTATTTCAGCCCTAGATAAGTGCTAA
- the cobO gene encoding cob(I)yrinic acid a,c-diamide adenosyltransferase has translation MTLNEEEKHQKRMQIKKAMIDEKVAKATEERGVLIVLSGPGKGKSSSGFGTVIRALGHGYKAAIVQFIKGTWDCGERNFIQQRCPEVPFIVMGSGFTWETQNKEQDREAAQQAWQQTKILLQDESLHLVLLDELTYILKYGYIDAEEVYQALRNRPREQSVIITGRGAPVALKELADTVSMIDDKKHAFRGGIKARKGVEW, from the coding sequence ATGACGCTTAATGAAGAAGAAAAGCACCAAAAGCGAATGCAGATTAAAAAAGCCATGATCGACGAAAAAGTCGCCAAGGCAACTGAAGAACGCGGTGTGTTAATCGTATTAAGCGGCCCCGGCAAGGGAAAATCTAGCTCAGGCTTTGGCACGGTTATTCGCGCATTAGGTCATGGCTACAAAGCCGCCATCGTGCAATTTATAAAGGGCACGTGGGACTGCGGCGAGCGTAATTTTATTCAACAGCGCTGCCCTGAAGTTCCCTTTATTGTCATGGGCTCCGGTTTCACTTGGGAAACCCAAAATAAAGAACAAGACCGCGAAGCTGCCCAGCAAGCCTGGCAACAAACCAAAATATTATTACAAGACGAGTCGCTTCATCTCGTCCTGCTTGACGAACTCACCTATATTTTAAAGTACGGCTACATCGACGCCGAAGAGGTATACCAAGCTCTTCGCAATCGTCCTCGTGAACAAAGCGTGATCATCACCGGCCGTGGCGCACCGGTAGCGCTCAAAGAACTCGCCGATACCGTGTCGATGATCGATGATAAAAAACACGCCTTTCGCGGCGGGATCAAAGCCCGCAAAGGTGTAGAGTGGTAA
- a CDS encoding NAD(P)H-dependent flavin oxidoreductase — protein MNLQQLIGIKLPIIQAPMAGIAGSELVVAVCNAGGLGSLPCAMLSLDTLRSELQIIREQTSHPFNVNFFCNSEPSPNVEQDNKWRDIVSPYYDELGINRPSAITSPSSTAISWEAIEILAEFEPPVVSFHFGLPSSDMLNKIRSWGAKILSSATTVEEARWLEKKGVDAIIAQGLEAGGHRGMFLSDDIHTQLGTLSLVRQIVKAIDIPVIAAGGIADAHCVTAAMSLGAAGTQIGTAYLLCPEAKTSNLYRTALKSEAATTTAVTNVFSGRPARAIINRLVRELGPINENTPDFPLAGSAIAPLRSKAESQGSSDFTSLWAGQNVSGCKEIPAALLTQSFVSSEDED, from the coding sequence ATGAACTTACAACAGCTTATTGGGATAAAATTACCCATTATCCAAGCACCTATGGCAGGTATAGCAGGTAGCGAACTTGTCGTTGCTGTCTGCAATGCAGGAGGACTTGGCTCCCTACCTTGCGCCATGCTCAGTCTAGATACCTTGCGCAGCGAGTTGCAAATCATAAGAGAGCAAACGAGCCACCCATTCAATGTAAATTTTTTCTGCAACTCAGAGCCAAGCCCCAACGTAGAGCAGGATAATAAATGGCGAGACATCGTTTCGCCATATTATGATGAGTTAGGTATTAATAGGCCCTCAGCGATTACCAGTCCAAGTAGCACTGCAATAAGCTGGGAGGCCATTGAAATATTGGCGGAATTTGAACCTCCAGTTGTAAGTTTTCATTTTGGCCTTCCATCATCCGATATGCTGAATAAGATTCGTAGTTGGGGCGCTAAAATACTGTCGTCAGCCACGACTGTAGAAGAGGCTCGCTGGCTCGAAAAAAAAGGCGTAGATGCCATAATTGCGCAGGGGCTTGAGGCGGGAGGTCATCGAGGAATGTTCCTTTCAGACGACATCCACACCCAATTAGGCACCCTCTCGTTAGTACGACAAATAGTTAAGGCCATAGATATTCCCGTCATAGCTGCGGGTGGCATAGCGGACGCACATTGTGTCACTGCCGCCATGTCTCTTGGTGCTGCAGGCACTCAAATTGGCACTGCTTACTTGCTTTGTCCGGAAGCGAAAACTAGTAACTTGTATCGCACAGCATTAAAAAGCGAAGCGGCGACAACGACTGCCGTCACCAATGTTTTTAGCGGTCGCCCTGCACGGGCCATTATTAATCGACTTGTAAGGGAACTTGGGCCAATTAATGAAAATACCCCAGATTTCCCTTTGGCTGGAAGTGCTATCGCGCCACTAAGGAGTAAAGCTGAAAGTCAGGGCAGCAGTGACTTTACGTCATTATGGGCTGGACAGAATGTATCCGGCTGCAAAGAGATTCCTGCAGCATTACTTACACAATCATTTGTTAGCTCAGAGGACGAAGACTAA
- the bluB gene encoding 5,6-dimethylbenzimidazole synthase yields MNKPNDNALSYKQADRDAIYRVIAERRDMRHFIGGEVEESTLKKLLAAAHLAPSVGFMQPWRFIRVRKPELREAIYQLVQEERIKTAQALSEREDEFMQLKVEGIKDCAELLVVCLMDGREKYVFGRRTLPEMDLASASCAIQNLWLAARAEGLGMGWVSLFDPLSLQSLLRMPEGSRAIAVLCLGPVEAFYSRPMLEIEQWAKRQNLDELIMHDGWQDQ; encoded by the coding sequence GTGAACAAGCCAAACGACAATGCCTTGAGCTACAAACAAGCCGATCGTGACGCCATTTACCGTGTTATTGCCGAACGTCGGGATATGCGTCATTTCATCGGTGGAGAGGTTGAAGAAAGCACCTTAAAGAAATTACTCGCTGCCGCTCACCTCGCTCCCAGTGTTGGCTTTATGCAGCCATGGCGTTTTATTCGCGTTCGTAAACCCGAACTGCGAGAAGCAATTTATCAACTAGTCCAAGAAGAGCGCATCAAAACCGCCCAAGCCCTCAGCGAACGCGAAGACGAATTTATGCAGCTAAAAGTAGAAGGCATTAAAGACTGCGCCGAACTCTTGGTAGTTTGCTTAATGGACGGTCGCGAGAAATATGTATTCGGTCGTCGCACATTACCAGAGATGGACTTGGCCTCCGCGTCTTGCGCCATACAAAATTTGTGGTTGGCCGCCCGTGCCGAAGGGCTCGGCATGGGCTGGGTATCTTTATTTGATCCCCTTTCCCTACAATCATTACTCCGGATGCCAGAGGGAAGTCGCGCCATTGCGGTATTATGCCTTGGCCCAGTTGAAGCATTTTATTCCCGTCCCATGTTAGAAATTGAACAGTGGGCAAAACGTCAAAATTTAGACGAGCTAATCATGCACGACGGCTGGCAAGATCAGTAA
- a CDS encoding cobalamin-binding protein, whose protein sequence is MVFEGIKNNLRGLLIASLCFSATVQSEICVTDDSNAKLCIPSAAQRIIALSPGITELVYAAGAGDKLVAAVSFSDYPEAAQALPRVGSYNRFDQEAILALKPDLLIGWLSGNPREQLSQLQSLGMPIYFSELRNFEDVATSLERFGALAGTTTTATVAASEFRLGVKALRRRYENADPVSVFQQIWINPLMTVNNDHIISEATQICGGVNVFGQLPNLTARIDNEAVLAANPEAIIAGGMGEENHDWLKDWRRFSGLTAVRRDNLFFIPPSTIQRPTPRLLQGTTLLCEHLETARGRR, encoded by the coding sequence ATGGTATTTGAGGGTATAAAAAATAATTTGCGTGGATTGCTGATAGCCTCACTATGCTTTTCTGCCACCGTGCAATCAGAGATCTGTGTCACCGATGACAGCAATGCAAAACTCTGTATACCCAGCGCTGCACAGCGCATTATCGCCCTTTCACCCGGTATAACCGAACTGGTATACGCTGCCGGTGCTGGAGATAAATTAGTCGCCGCGGTTAGCTTTAGCGACTACCCCGAAGCCGCTCAAGCATTACCCCGCGTGGGAAGCTATAACCGCTTTGATCAAGAGGCAATTCTTGCCTTAAAGCCCGACTTACTAATCGGCTGGCTAAGCGGCAACCCCCGCGAGCAATTGTCACAACTGCAATCCCTAGGCATGCCGATTTACTTTAGTGAGTTGCGTAACTTTGAAGACGTAGCCACCAGCCTTGAGCGCTTTGGGGCACTCGCGGGCACCACCACTACAGCAACGGTAGCAGCCAGTGAATTTCGTCTTGGTGTAAAAGCACTGCGCCGTCGTTACGAAAATGCAGACCCCGTCAGTGTGTTTCAGCAAATTTGGATAAACCCACTGATGACCGTCAATAACGACCACATCATCAGCGAAGCTACGCAAATATGTGGTGGCGTAAATGTGTTTGGCCAACTGCCAAATTTAACGGCTCGCATTGACAACGAAGCGGTACTTGCCGCTAACCCAGAAGCGATAATTGCCGGCGGCATGGGTGAAGAAAATCACGACTGGCTCAAAGACTGGCGCCGCTTTAGTGGCCTAACAGCCGTGCGCCGCGATAATTTATTTTTTATCCCCCCCTCTACAATCCAGCGCCCAACCCCACGTTTACTGCAAGGCACTACCCTGCTCTGCGAACATTTGGAAACTGCTCGTGGCCGGCGCTAA
- a CDS encoding TonB-dependent receptor domain-containing protein gives MNKITLAAAGSIFTMATSPIFAAEQSHIETTVVTATRTEQSVADILAPVTVFERADIERIQPNDLQELLSRAVGVSFVRNGGRGASTSLFLRGNQSNHTLVLIDGVRIGSATNGAPALTNLPPELIERVEIVRGSRSSLYGSEAIGGVINIITRKYHDTDGLEPMLQIGIGTQGSRKVLAAISGGDAQTQVNISVLREETDGVDNTSSKAGVSGDDDAFEQTAINASLSHKINDAVELFAFYQHSQTESDYDNNCYDSAYNKYECSPYTDGAAAIANIRGEFRPTDNWLLSLSAGESKDESTIEYHYIDPAATGISGDTFDTTRRVYSLQNDWMIGEHHVITLGFERLLDHVKSNLSYGEQSRGNKAIFAQWQADLGLVDFTIGGRNDDNDQFGTNDTGNASIGLDISDAIKVIASYGEGFNAPTFNDLYYPFYGVPTLEPETSENIELELRGNHDWGSWSVARFENDVDKLIQYNPATFGPDQIEGAEIKGWEMSVSSAIKDWSIDANISLLDATDANSGLDLRRRADKQANVDIGREWQHWGVSGSLRLVSSRFEDTANTDELAGYGLVDSTVFYRVNEQVKLQLALKNIFDKEYVSARSFSFGDYLSIGREAMFSITYTPK, from the coding sequence ATGAACAAAATTACTTTGGCTGCCGCTGGCAGTATTTTCACGATGGCAACATCGCCCATTTTTGCGGCTGAGCAATCTCACATTGAAACCACCGTTGTCACCGCAACCCGCACCGAACAATCTGTCGCCGATATTCTTGCGCCGGTTACCGTGTTTGAACGCGCAGACATTGAGCGTATTCAACCTAACGACTTACAAGAATTACTTTCCCGCGCAGTCGGTGTTAGCTTTGTCCGCAACGGCGGGCGCGGCGCGAGCACTAGCCTGTTTCTGCGCGGCAACCAAAGCAACCACACCTTAGTATTGATAGACGGTGTTCGCATTGGCTCCGCGACGAATGGCGCACCCGCCTTAACTAACTTACCCCCAGAACTCATAGAGCGGGTAGAAATTGTTCGTGGCTCTCGTTCCAGCCTTTATGGCTCAGAAGCCATCGGCGGTGTCATCAATATTATCACCCGCAAATACCATGACACGGACGGCCTAGAGCCAATGTTGCAAATCGGCATTGGCACCCAAGGTAGCCGTAAAGTTCTCGCAGCCATCAGCGGCGGTGATGCACAAACCCAAGTAAACATCAGCGTACTACGTGAAGAAACGGACGGTGTAGATAACACCTCAAGCAAAGCCGGTGTCAGTGGCGACGATGACGCCTTTGAGCAAACCGCGATCAATGCGAGCCTTAGCCACAAAATAAATGATGCCGTTGAACTGTTTGCCTTCTATCAACATAGCCAAACCGAAAGCGACTATGACAATAACTGCTACGACAGCGCATACAACAAGTATGAATGCTCTCCGTATACCGATGGCGCAGCCGCTATTGCTAATATTCGCGGCGAGTTTCGCCCTACTGATAATTGGCTGCTAAGCCTCTCAGCAGGCGAATCTAAAGATGAATCCACCATTGAATACCACTATATTGACCCCGCCGCGACCGGTATAAGCGGTGACACATTCGACACCACACGGCGAGTATACAGCCTGCAAAATGACTGGATGATTGGTGAGCACCACGTCATTACGTTGGGCTTTGAACGCCTGCTCGACCACGTAAAAAGCAATCTTAGCTACGGCGAACAAAGCCGAGGCAATAAGGCCATTTTTGCCCAGTGGCAGGCCGATCTCGGCCTTGTTGATTTTACGATTGGTGGTCGCAACGACGATAACGACCAATTTGGTACCAACGATACCGGCAACGCCTCAATCGGTTTAGATATTAGCGATGCCATAAAGGTCATTGCCTCTTACGGCGAAGGCTTTAACGCACCCACCTTCAATGATTTATATTATCCCTTCTACGGTGTTCCAACCTTAGAACCCGAAACCTCAGAAAATATAGAATTAGAACTCCGTGGTAACCACGATTGGGGCAGCTGGAGTGTGGCGCGGTTTGAAAACGACGTCGATAAACTTATCCAATACAACCCAGCGACTTTTGGTCCAGACCAAATCGAAGGTGCTGAAATTAAGGGCTGGGAAATGAGCGTTTCAAGCGCCATCAAAGATTGGTCTATTGATGCCAATATCAGCCTTCTTGACGCCACCGACGCCAACTCAGGTTTAGATCTGCGCCGACGTGCTGACAAACAAGCCAATGTCGATATCGGACGTGAATGGCAACACTGGGGCGTAAGCGGCAGCCTGCGATTGGTCAGCAGTCGTTTTGAAGACACCGCTAACACAGATGAACTTGCAGGCTACGGCTTAGTGGACAGCACGGTTTTTTACCGAGTTAACGAGCAGGTAAAACTCCAATTAGCGCTGAAAAATATCTTTGACAAAGAATATGTCAGCGCCCGCAGCTTTAGCTTTGGCGACTACCTGTCTATTGGCCGCGAGGCGATGTTCTCTATCACTTACACACCAAAATAA
- a CDS encoding FecCD family ABC transporter permease: MAGANRQTKNRPLPHFFTPLVVLFGFALGAITLAMTTGSVSISKQELWQVLNGSGDALHRTLIFELRLPRALSAFAAGGLLAVAGALMQILLRNPLADPYVLGLSGGAAVGALIAMLSGLSATAVSGSAFIGAMVSAITVFGLAHGTGSWTPTRLLLTGVVIASGWGAAITFMLAVSPSDQLPGMLYWLMGDLAYARSPWPALLVLAIISIVMLPLGRSLNVLARGQMQASALGVSVRPLEWTIYISASLLTAFAVTTAGSIGFVGLIVPHMLRLVLGNDQRLILPAAALAGGALLTLADTLARTLIAPEQLPAGVITALIGVPSFLYLLHRSR, encoded by the coding sequence GTGGCCGGCGCTAATAGACAAACCAAAAACCGTCCACTACCGCATTTTTTTACCCCGCTGGTCGTGCTTTTTGGCTTTGCCCTAGGCGCTATCACACTGGCAATGACAACCGGTAGCGTAAGCATTTCCAAGCAAGAACTTTGGCAGGTCTTAAATGGCAGCGGCGATGCTTTACACCGCACCTTAATCTTTGAACTGCGCTTACCGCGTGCCCTATCCGCCTTCGCCGCTGGCGGTTTACTCGCCGTTGCTGGCGCCTTGATGCAAATATTACTACGCAACCCTTTAGCCGACCCCTATGTACTTGGGCTCTCCGGTGGTGCCGCCGTTGGCGCTTTAATCGCCATGCTCAGCGGGTTGAGTGCCACAGCTGTATCTGGCTCCGCCTTTATTGGCGCCATGGTCTCCGCCATCACCGTATTCGGACTGGCCCACGGTACCGGCAGCTGGACGCCAACCCGACTCTTACTGACCGGCGTAGTGATCGCCTCTGGTTGGGGTGCCGCCATCACGTTCATGTTAGCCGTTAGCCCCAGTGACCAACTACCCGGCATGCTCTACTGGCTAATGGGCGACCTTGCCTACGCTCGCTCGCCGTGGCCAGCCCTGCTAGTGTTAGCGATTATTTCTATTGTGATGCTTCCCTTGGGGCGCAGTTTAAATGTACTGGCTCGCGGTCAAATGCAGGCTTCTGCCCTTGGCGTATCCGTTCGACCACTAGAGTGGACTATCTATATTTCTGCCAGTTTACTTACCGCATTTGCCGTCACCACCGCCGGCAGCATCGGCTTTGTTGGTCTTATTGTTCCGCATATGCTGAGGCTGGTATTAGGTAATGATCAGCGTCTAATTCTGCCTGCCGCTGCTCTTGCTGGCGGCGCGTTGCTTACATTAGCAGACACCTTGGCCCGCACGCTTATTGCGCCAGAACAATTACCGGCCGGTGTCATCACCGCGCTCATCGGCGTGCCCAGCTTCTTGTATTTACTACATAGGAGCCGCTAA
- a CDS encoding GFA family protein, protein MIDKDNNQGQCSCGEIQYELTESPMFVHCCHCTWCQKETGSAFAINALIEAANIQLVKGYPEIIQTPTNSGAGQDIIRCPSCKTALWSNYGAAKKAVCFVRVGTLNNPSCCPPDIHIFTSTKQSWVPLDNSVPVMTEYYQRSKFWPDESIARYKHAINAELERNNE, encoded by the coding sequence ATGATAGATAAGGACAATAATCAAGGTCAGTGCTCATGCGGTGAAATTCAATATGAATTAACTGAATCCCCCATGTTTGTGCACTGCTGTCACTGCACTTGGTGCCAAAAAGAAACTGGATCGGCCTTTGCCATCAATGCCCTAATTGAAGCTGCTAATATACAGCTAGTGAAAGGTTATCCCGAAATAATTCAAACGCCTACCAATAGCGGAGCTGGGCAAGATATTATTAGATGCCCTTCATGTAAGACAGCACTTTGGAGTAATTATGGGGCTGCGAAAAAGGCTGTATGCTTTGTTCGTGTAGGAACACTTAATAATCCCAGCTGCTGCCCTCCGGATATACATATATTCACATCTACTAAACAAAGTTGGGTGCCTTTAGATAATTCGGTACCCGTAATGACAGAGTATTATCAACGTAGCAAATTTTGGCCCGATGAAAGTATTGCCAGATATAAACATGCAATTAATGCAGAGCTCGAGCGTAATAATGAGTAG
- a CDS encoding ABC transporter ATP-binding protein, producing the protein MLTTSDLIIDIPERSDGTPLSLQIKPGEIWGILGPNGAGKTTLLHTLAGLHKPRSGSVTLGEKNIHQMRRKQVAQQLAVVFQNNGEGFPATVLETVMIGRHPFISPWDIETADDLAIARQALQKLDLSALEHRLISTLSGGERQRLAIATALCQSPKLWLADEPSNHLDLKHQVQIMSLLADQADAGCGVVLCLHDLNLAAHWCNKIVLLYPNGDACWGDASAMLTITALERLYDQALTMITSEGQSYFMPLSSRTNPQ; encoded by the coding sequence ATGCTTACCACTTCCGATTTAATCATCGACATTCCAGAGCGCAGTGACGGTACGCCTTTATCACTGCAAATTAAACCAGGCGAAATCTGGGGCATACTCGGCCCCAATGGCGCGGGCAAAACAACCCTGCTACACACCCTCGCAGGCTTACATAAACCGCGTAGTGGAAGCGTGACACTAGGCGAAAAAAATATTCATCAAATGCGCCGCAAGCAGGTAGCCCAGCAATTAGCCGTGGTGTTTCAAAACAACGGCGAAGGCTTCCCCGCCACAGTATTAGAAACCGTCATGATTGGCCGTCATCCGTTTATTTCACCGTGGGATATAGAAACCGCAGACGACCTTGCCATTGCCCGCCAAGCTCTACAAAAACTCGATTTAAGCGCATTAGAACATCGCTTAATCAGCACCCTCTCTGGCGGCGAACGTCAGCGGCTCGCCATCGCCACGGCCTTGTGCCAAAGCCCTAAACTCTGGCTGGCAGATGAGCCCAGCAACCACCTTGATCTAAAACACCAAGTCCAAATTATGAGCTTATTAGCAGATCAAGCCGATGCCGGATGCGGCGTGGTACTTTGCCTCCACGACTTAAATTTAGCGGCGCACTGGTGCAATAAAATCGTGTTACTTTACCCCAATGGTGACGCCTGCTGGGGAGATGCGTCTGCCATGCTAACGATCACGGCCTTAGAGCGTCTCTACGACCAAGCACTGACCATGATTACCAGCGAAGGCCAAAGCTATTTTATGCCGCTAAGCAGCAGGACGAATCCACAGTGA
- a CDS encoding cobyric acid synthase — protein sequence MTLTLMIQGTTSDAGKSVTVAGLCRVFKRRGLKVAPFKPQNMALNSAVTPEGGEIGRAQAVQAQACGLLPHTDMNPVLLKPNSDTGAQVIIHGKALSNMDAQDYHNYKKRAMSAVLTSHQRLCEQYDVVVVEGAGSPAEINLRANDIANMGFAEAVDCPVVIVADIDRGGVFAHLVGTLELLSATEQARVKGFIINRFRGDIALLQPGLDWLEERTGKKVLGVVPYIHDLHLEAEDAINKQQCVSEQAIKIAVPVLSRISNHTDVDVLRLHPQVDLCFIGKGEAIPPCDLIIIPGSKSTRRDLDYLRSNNWDSDIQKHLRYGGKVLGICGGFQMLGKAVHDPQGIEGDAGSSNGLGFLNMETTLGSEKTLRQVSGKLIASDAKISGYEIHAGISSGPALDRPFANLHTHNDGARSDDGQIIGSYLHGLFDESETRNELLRWAGIAKVDELDYTSIIESNIDRLADCLEAHLDISELLKT from the coding sequence ATGACCTTAACATTAATGATTCAAGGCACCACGTCAGACGCCGGTAAAAGTGTCACGGTTGCCGGACTGTGCCGCGTATTTAAACGTCGCGGTTTAAAGGTCGCCCCATTTAAACCTCAAAATATGGCGCTAAACAGTGCTGTTACCCCAGAGGGCGGCGAGATAGGTCGCGCCCAAGCCGTACAAGCTCAAGCCTGCGGATTACTGCCCCACACGGACATGAACCCGGTCTTACTCAAACCCAATAGTGACACCGGCGCACAGGTCATTATTCACGGTAAAGCGCTCAGTAATATGGACGCGCAGGATTACCATAACTATAAAAAACGCGCGATGTCTGCCGTTTTAACATCACATCAGCGCCTTTGCGAACAATACGATGTCGTCGTGGTAGAGGGCGCCGGCAGCCCCGCTGAAATAAATTTACGCGCCAACGACATTGCCAATATGGGCTTTGCCGAAGCCGTAGACTGCCCCGTTGTCATTGTTGCCGACATCGACCGCGGCGGCGTATTCGCCCACCTCGTTGGCACCTTAGAATTACTTTCAGCCACCGAACAAGCCCGGGTAAAAGGTTTTATCATCAATCGCTTTCGCGGCGATATCGCCCTCTTGCAACCTGGGCTCGACTGGCTAGAAGAACGCACTGGTAAAAAAGTATTAGGGGTTGTGCCGTATATTCACGACTTACATTTAGAAGCCGAAGACGCCATTAATAAACAGCAATGCGTATCTGAACAAGCCATTAAAATTGCGGTACCGGTGTTAAGCCGTATAAGCAATCACACCGATGTAGACGTACTTCGCTTACACCCACAGGTAGACCTGTGTTTTATTGGCAAGGGTGAAGCCATCCCGCCCTGCGACCTTATTATTATTCCCGGCAGTAAAAGCACCCGCCGCGACCTTGATTATTTGCGTAGCAATAACTGGGATAGCGATATTCAAAAACACCTTCGCTATGGCGGCAAAGTACTTGGCATATGCGGCGGCTTTCAAATGCTAGGTAAGGCCGTCCACGACCCTCAGGGAATTGAAGGTGATGCCGGCTCCAGCAATGGACTGGGTTTTCTTAACATGGAAACCACCCTCGGCAGCGAAAAAACCCTACGCCAAGTCAGCGGAAAATTAATAGCCAGTGACGCCAAAATCAGCGGCTATGAAATTCATGCCGGCATTAGCAGCGGTCCAGCACTTGACCGTCCTTTTGCCAATTTACACACTCACAACGACGGCGCCCGCAGCGACGATGGGCAAATCATCGGCAGTTACTTACACGGCTTATTTGATGAAAGCGAAACTCGCAATGAGTTACTCAGATGGGCCGGCATCGCCAAGGTTGACGAACTAGATTACACCAGCATAATCGAAAGTAATATTGATAGGCTTGCCGATTGCTTAGAAGCACATCTAGATATCAGCGAGCTGCTTAAAACCTGA